The nucleotide sequence CCAGCTCCACGGTGTCCGCGGCCGGGTAGTCGCGCTCGGTGAGCCAGCCGTTCCAGGCGACAGCGGTGGCCTCGTCCCAGGTGCCGGTGACCTCCACCTTCGCCCCCGTGGCGGCGAGCATGCGCTGGAACGCGGCGACATCGCTGCCGGTGGCGCCCTCGCCGAGCGCCCGCCACTGGGGCAGCTCGCCCTGCACGGTGATCACGGGCTGCTGCGCGACGGCGTACAGCACGTCCCCGGCGGCCACCTCACCGGACTCCCCGGCCCGGGTGACGACGCCGGACAGCGCGTTCACGGCGGCGGGCGCCTGCTCGCGCGTCACGGAGACGCCGAGGGTGATGACGCGGCCGAGCTCCTGCTCGGCGACGGTGACGAGAGCGTCCTCGGACGGACGCTGCTCGGCCTGGGCCGGAGGGGTGAGCGTGGCCCGGCCGGCCCAGAAGGCCAGGACGGCCACGATCAGGAGCACCCCGGCCAGCGTGGCCCAGCGGAGCGGCCGGGTCATCCGGAGGTGCCCCAGAAGACGTCCTGCGGGGGCAGCTCCGGGCAGGTCTGGACGACCTGCGTCTGGCGCTCCTCGGGCACGCCTCTCATGGTCGCCTGCAAGGGCCACCAGTCATGGCGGCCTGGTGTGAAGAAGGCCGTCACGAAGGACTCCTTGGACGGCCGTGTGCTGGTGTCCACAGTGAACCCCTGCGCTTCGAGACAGGGGATGAGGTACTGGTCCCAGTAGTCATAGACAAGGCGAAGCTGCGGTTCGCTCCAATCCTGGGTATAGCTCGGGTCGACTGGGTGCTGGGCGATGCAGGTGTTCATCGCCAGCGCCCAGGCGCGAGCCTGCGCAGCCGGCGGCGTGGAGTATCGGAGACCGCCCGTCGGCGAGACCTCGACGGGGAATCCGTCTGCCCTCATGCACGAGGCGACCTTCTGATCTGATTCCAGGGGAGTCGTGGACCAGTCCTTCCGCTGGACCTGAAGGATCTCGGGAGTTCCCCCGCTCTCTGCCAGGCGGTCCATCTGTTCTCGATAGGCCGCTTCCTTCTCCGGCTCCGTCGCCAGAACGGGTTCGATGACCTCGGTCGGTTTCCATGTGGCGGCATCCCACACCTTTGAGGGGGTACTGCCTGTCTCCGCGTGCGCCGACGCTCCTGCGTCCGCGCCGGAAGCACACCCCGCCAACAAGAGGGCCCCGACGAGTCCGACCATGGCACCAGCGAAACCGCTTGTCATTCGCCCCTCAGGCACAAGACACCCCAGCGCTCGCAGAGAAAATATCAGTAGGGGTAGTAGCAGTAGCCATTGCTACCCGAAAGAAGCAATGAGACCGAATCGGCCTTCCAGGTCTGGGTGCCTCGGAGACCAGGCTCCCAGTACCTCACGTAGTAGTTGGCTTTGGTACTCGACACTCCCCCAACCGACACCGTGAGGTAATCCCCGTACCGCTGCTGCTCGCCACGGACGCCGACATATCCACCTCCGGCACTGCAGTCCTGTCGCCCGGAGTCCGTCAATGCCTGTGCCGGCACTGCCCCAGAAACGGCCAACAATCCCGCGACGGCGATACCGGCCCCGACCTTTGTAACCCGCTGCTTCATACCCATGACGATCCTCCTCAGGATTCAAGCTCAAATATGAGCCGCGTCACACACTAGGCGCTAAGGCCTCCCACGGCAAGGGATTCTTCCTGGCCTCCTCAGGCCGTCCCGATTCCCTTTGCGCTTGCTGCAGCCATCACCGGGCGTCGTCTCGTGAGGCCGCGCCGTCGTCGTCCTCCCCGCCCTGGAACTGGCTCATGTAGAGCCGGTGGTAGGCGCCCCTGGCCGCGAGGAGCTCGGCGTGGTTGCCCTGCTCCACGATGTCGCCGTGCTCCATCACGAGGATCACGTCGGCGTCGCGGATGGTGCTGAGCCGGTGGGCGATCACGAAGCTCGTGCGGTCCGAGCGCAGCGCCGCCATGGCGCCCTGGACCAGCACCTCGGTGCGGGTGTCCACGGAGGAGGTGGCCTCGTCCAGGATCAACAGGGAGGGCTGGGCCAGGAACGCGCGGGCGATCGTGATGAGCTGTCGCTCGCCCGCGGACACGTTGGAGGCGTCGTGCTCGATGACGGTGTCGTAGCCCTCGGGCAGGGTGTGCACGAAGCGGTCCACGAACGTGGCCTTCGCCGCGGCGACGACCTCCTCGTCCGTGGCGTCCTGCCGGCCGTAGCGGATGTTCTCCCGGATGGTCCCGCCGAAGAGCACGGCGTCCTGGAGCACCATGCCGGTGGCGGCGCGCAGCTCGCCGCGGCTGACCGTGCGGGTGTCCACGCCGTCCAGCAGGATCCGCCCGCCGTCCACCTCGTAGAACCGCATGATCAGGTTGACCAGGGTGGTCTTGCCGGCACCGGTCGGCCCGACGATCGCGACCGTCTGCCCCGGCTCCGCCACGAAGTTCAGGTCCGTGATGAGCGGCTTCTCCGGCGTGTAGGAGAAGCGCACATGCTCGAACTCCACGCGACCGCGCAGCGGGCGCGGGAGGTGGGCGACGACGTCGGGCCCGGAGGCGGCGGAGGGCGCCGTTTCCCGGACGACAGTGCTCTCGGAGGGCGCCGTTTTCCGAACGAAAGTGCGGGCGGGGGTGCCGTCAGGGGTCTCCTCCGGCTCGTCGAGGAGCTCGAAGATGCGCTCGGCCGACGCCACGCCGGAGATCAGCATGTTGGACATGCCGGCGATCTGCCCAAGCGGCTGGTTGAACTCGCGCGAGTACTGGATGAACGCGGTCACGGCGCCGAGGGTCATCTGCCCGTTGGCCACGCGCAGGCCGCCGACCACCGCGATGCCCACGTAGCCCAGCCAGTTCACCCACTGCATGATCGGCATGATCATCCCCGAGTAGAACTGCGCCTTGAACGCGGCCTCGTACAGCTCCTCGTTGCGCTCGTCGAAGCGCGCGGCCATGTCCCGCTGACGGCCGAACACGGTCACCAGCTCGTGCCCCGTGAACGACTCCTCGATGTGCCCGTTGAGCCGGCCCGTCTCCCGCCACTGCGCGGAGAAGAGCGCCTGGGACTTCTTGCCGATCACGCCCACCACCACACCGGCCACCGGCAGGGCGACCAGGGCGATGAGCGCGAGCTGCCAGGACAGCCAGAACATCATGCCGACGATGCCGATCACGGTCAGCACCGAGTACACGAGCGAGGCGAACGCCTGCTGGAGGGCCTGCTGGACGTTGTCCACGTCATTGGTGGCGCGGGAGAGCAGGTCGCCGCGCTGCCCGCGGTCGAAGTAACTCAGCGGCAGCCGGTTGATCTTGGCCTCGATCTCCTCGCGGAGGCGGAAGACGATGCGCATGACGATGTCATTGAGCACGCGGCCCTGCAGCCACATGAACAGCTGGGCCACGAGGTACATGGCCAGCACGATCAGAATCAGCCGGCCCAGCTCGGTGAAGTCGATCCCCTCACCCGGCGTGAACGCCATGCCGGAGAGCATCTCCGCGGCCCGGTCCTCGCCCTGGGCGCGCAGCCCGTCGATGACCTGCTCGCGGCTCAGCCCGCCGGGCATCTGCGCGGAGACCACGCCGCCGAAGATCACGTCCATCGCCCGGCCCAGGACGTGCGGGGCCCACACGTTGAGCACGACGGCGACCAGCACCATCAGCGCGACCACCACCAGGCCCAGCTTCTCCGTGCGGAACAGGCTCATGAGCCGCTTCGCGGACGGCCAGAACGCCTTGGCCTTGCGGGCCGGCCCGCCGCCCCAGTCGTCGGTGGCGCCCTGCTCCTGGATCTCGAGGATCTCCTCGTCCGTCAGGTGCTCGCTCATGCCACGTCCTCCGCGGTCAGCTGGGAGTCCACGATCTCCCGGTAGGTCTGGTTGTCCGCCAGCAGCTCGGCGTGGGTGCCGCGGCCGACCACGCGGCCCTCGTCCAGCACGATGATCTGGTCGGCGTCGGTGATGGTGGCCACCCGCTGGGCGACGACGATCCGGGTCACCCCGGCCGCCGCACGGTCGAGCGCCGCCCGCAGCCGCGCGTCGGTGGTGACGTCCAGGGCGGAGAACGAGTCGTCGAACACGAGGACCCGCGGCTCGGCCACGAGGGCACGCGCGATGGACAGGCGCTGGCGCTGGCCGCCGGAGACGTCCGTGCCGCCCTGGGACAGCCGCGAGTCCAGACCGGAAGCCGCCGCCTCTCCCTTGCCGGTGGTGCGGGCGCGCACGAAGTCGGCGGCCTGGGCCGTCTCGAGGGCCGCCCAGATGCGCTCGTCCGAGGCATCCGGGGCCCCGAACTGCATGTTCTCCCGCACGGTGCCCGAGAACAGGTACGGCTTCTGCGGCACGAGGGCCACGGCCTCGGTCAGCTCGGCCCGGGCCAGGTCGGTCACCGGCACGCCGTCCACGAGCACCTCGCCGGACGTCGCGTCGTACAGCCGCGGCAGCAGGCTGATCAGCGTGGACTTGCCGGAGCCGGTCGAGCCAATGATCGCCGTCGTGGTGCCGGGTGCGACGGCGAAGCTGACGTCGTCGAGCACCGGCGCCTCGGCGCCGGGGTACTGGAAGGTGACGTGGCGCAGCTCCACGGCGCCGTCGCGACGCGCGGGGGTCACCGGGCGGACCGGCTCACCGAGCGTGGGGACGGTGTCCAGGACCTCGCCGATGCGGCGGGCGGAGATCACGGCGCGCGGGAGCATCATCATCATGAAGGTGCCCATCATGACCGCCATGAGGATCTGCAGCAGGTACTGCATGAACGCGGTGAGCGCGCCGACCTGCACGAGCCCCGCGTCCACGCGCTCGCCGCCGAACCACAGGACGGCGGCGGTGGCGAGGTGGAGGATCATCGTGATGACCGGGCCGAGCAGCACGAACAGCCGGCCGATCCGCACGGACGTCTCCGTCAGGGCGGCGTTGGCGTCCGTGAACCGGCGCGTCTCGTGGCGTTCGCGCACGAACGCGCGGACCACGCGGATGCCCTGGATCTGCTCGCGCATCACGCCGTTGACGTCGTCGATGTTGTCCTGCATCCGCTGGAACAGCGGCATGAGACGCGCGACGATCCACGCCACGATCACCAGCAGCACCGGCACGGAGACCCACACCAGCCAGGACAGGCCAGGGTCCTCGCGGATGGCCATGATGATGCCGCCGACCGCCATGATCGGCACGGCCACCATGAAGTTCAGGGCCATGAGGGTGAGCATCTGGACCTGGTTGACGTCGTTGGTGCCGCGCGTGATGAGGGTCGCGGCGCCGAAGCGGCCGAGCTCCTCCGCGGAGAACGCGTCCACGCGGGTGTAGACGGCACGGCGCAGGTCCCGGCCGACGCCCATCGAGACTTTCGCGCCGAACCACACGGCGGCGATCGCGGCGACCACCTGCACCAGCGCGACGCCGAGCATCACGAGGCCGATGTCCCAGATGCGGGCGGTGTCGCCGCGGGCCACGCCCTCATCGATGATGCGGGCGTTGAGTCTGGGCAGGTACAGCATGGCCAGCGTGCTGATCAGCTGCAGCACGACGACGGCCGCGACGGCGCCGCGATAGCGCCGGCCGTAACGGCGGAGCAGGGTCCAGAGCATGGGGCTCCCAGGGAGTCGGGATGGGTGCGCGACCGCGTGGGCCGCAGTGCGATGGGCCGAAGGGGGGCCGGGTTCATTGTGCCCCAGCCGCGGGCGGGGAGGCCCGGGGAGCATCGGTCGTCGATGTGACGGCGCCCGGCCGTTGTGGGGCACCGCCCCCTCAGCGGGTGGGCGGGATCGTGCTCATCTCGGGCCCCTCGACGGTGAACCCGGCGCCGCGCGTCGTCGTCGGACGCCCCGGGCGCACCCCGGACAACCGGCTGCCGAACCACCTGCTGGCGGACCCGCACGAGGACTGAGCGACGCCAGACGGGGGCGTGAGCCAGATGTTTCCGCTGCTGAGGGTCCCTCAGAACAGCATGAACATCCGGCTCACGCCCCCGGAACGTCTGGCTCAGCGCCCGAAGAGCCTCGCGAAGAACCCTGCGGCCCCGGCACGGCCCGCGCGGGCTGCCTCGCGCTCGGCGTCGGAGTGACGGCCATCGCACCACTGCCCTGCCGGGACGGCGGCCTTGACGGACTCGACGTGCCAGCCGCATCCGGCCCAGGTGGCCCTGCGGCAGACGCGGCAGCGCGCAGGACGGCACATGAGGGGTTCTTTCGGTGGGGGGCTTCGGGGTGGCCGGTCAGGCCAGGGTCAGGAAGAGCTTCTCGAGGTCGGCGACGGTGAGCTTCTCCTCGTCCTCCGCCTTCTCGGGGTCGGCGAGGCAGTACTGCATGGCCGCAGAGACGATCGCGAAGCCGGCCCGGTCGAGAGCCGTGGAGACGGCCGAGAGCTGGGTGACGACGTCGCGGCACGAGCCCTCCCCCTCGACCTCGCGGATCACGGCGTCGAGCTGCCCGCGGGCGCGCTTGAGGCGGTTGAGGATCTTGCGCTGGGTGTCGGCATCGGCGGTGCGCACGGCGGGTCCTTTCGGTGGCAGGGGCGGAGCGGACGGGGCGCCAGAATACCCCCGGGGGTGTGGGCGACGGCGGCGGGCGGTCACGCGGGGTCACGGAGTGCGCCGTTTCTCGAACGAAAACGCTCCGGGAGGCGCCGTTTCGTCAACGAAAGCGGCGGGGTGGGGCGGGGGTCAGGCGAGCAGGGACGCCCCCTCGACGGTCAGGACTGCCACGCCCATGACGAGGACGAACCAGCCGAAGGCCTGGCGCAGTGTCGCCGCGGGCACGCGCTGCATGAGCGCCACGCCCGCCAGCGCGCCCGCCACGGACACCCCGGTCAGTGCGAGCAGGAACGGCCAGTCCGGCTCGACCGCGGGCAGCTTGCCCACGAACCCGGCCAGCGTCTGCACGGTGATCACCAGCAGCGAGGTGCCCATGGCCGCCGCCATCGGCAGCCCGGCCAGCAGCACGAGCGCGGGGACGATCAGGAACCCTCCCCCGGCGCCCACCAGGCCGGTCACCAGCCCGACGCCGAGACCCACCACCAGCAGCCGACCCACGCGGAGGCGTGGGGCGTCGTCGCCGGTGGGGCCGCCGTCGTCGTCCCCCGTGCGGCCGCGGATCATGCCGCGGGCGGTGAGCAGCATCATCACGGCGAAGCCCCCCATGAGCACCGGCCCGGGCAACGCCGAGCCGAGCAGGCCGCCCAGCACCGCCCCCACCACGCCGCCGGCCGCGAACAGCCCGCCGGTGCGCCAGCGGACGTTGCCGGCGCGAGCGTGCAGGGCCACCGCGACGAGCGAAGTGACCCCGACGGCGAACAGGGAGCCCGCGATCGCCTCCTGCGGATCGAGCCAGGCCACATAGGTCAGCAGCGGCACCATGAGGATGGACCCGCCGCCGCCCAGCAGGCCGAGCAGCAGCCCGACCGCGGCGGCCAGGAGGAGCGCGAGCCAGCCCATGCCTATGCCCGCCGTGCGTCGCGGGACGGGATGCCGCGCAGCACCTCGGCCGCCGGCCGCTCCCGGCCCCTGCGGTTCCACGGCATGCGATCCAGGACCGACCCCATGGCGCACGTGTTCGACAGGGCGGAGAACACCAGTCCACCGCCCACCCCCGCCGACAGCAGCGCGAGGCGGCGCGAGCCGACCTGGGCCGCGAGCGCACCGACGAGCACGAGCGAGCCCGCTGTCATGCGGACCTGGCGCTCCATGGCCCAGCCACCAGCCCGGCGCACCACATCCCCGCCGGCCTTCGCGTAGGAGCTGACCCCGCCGGCGAGCACGTCGGCCTGCGTGAAGCCGGCCGCGGCCAGGCGCTCCCGGGCGTCGGTGGCGCGCATGCCGGAGGCGCAGACCAGCACGACGTCGCCGGGCAGGCGGGCGGCGACGTCGCCGGTGTGCTCCTTGAGCGTGTCCAGGGGGACGTTGTACGAGCCGGCGATGTGCTCCACGGCGAACTCGGCGGGGGTGCGCACGTCGATCACGACGGCGGCGCCGGACTCGGTGCGTTCGCGCAGCACTTCGGGGCTGAGCGGGGCCAGGGTCGCCTGGGTCATGGGGGTCTCCTCGGGTGAGTGGGGGGTCGGGCGGTCGGGCGGGGCGGACTCAGGCACGGTCGAGGCCGAGCCAGCCGAGATAGGAGCCGTCGAGCTCGACCACGTCGAACCCGGCGCGGCGCAGCGCCTGGGCGGCCACGATGTTGCGCAGGCCGGACTGGCAGAAGGTCACCAAGGTCTTGTCCTTCGGCAGCTCCTCCTGGTGGAAGAGCACCTTGCCGGCGTTCAGCTGCCGGGCGTCCGCCACGGTTCCGTGGGAGAACTCGGTCTTGTTGCGCACGTCCACCAGCACGGTGTCCTGCTCCGCGCCGACCTCGCCGGCCTCGATGCGGGACTGCAGCTCGTCGGCCTGCACGGTCGGCACCGGCTCCAGCGTGAGGCCGTCCACGGAGGTGGTGAACGCGGCGGCGGCGTCGACGCCCACGCGGATCATGTGGTCGCGCATCGTGTGCGCGTCCTCGCGGTCCTCGGCGAGCAGGACGAGGGCAGCGTCGTCGCTCTCCGGGTCGTAGGCCCAGCCGGCGTGGGTGGCGACCTTGCCCCGGGACGGGAAGGCCAGCGCGCCCGGCACGGTGCCGGCGAGGATCTCGTCCACGGCGCGGGTGTCCACGAACACGGCGCCGTCGGCGAGCTTCGCCTGCACGCCCCCGGCGTCCAGCTCCTCGAGCTCGGGCAGCTCGCCCAGGATGGCTGGCCCCTGCTTGTTCTGGCGCTTCATGCGGGCGAAGTAGGCGTGGGCGTCGGGCTGGCCGTCGAGCAGTTCGTCGATGAAGCCCTGCTCGTCGTCGTTCTTCAGGTAGTCGGACCACCAGGCGTACTCGCGCTCGTAGCCGACCGTGGTGGAGGGCAACGCGCCGAGTGCCTTGCCGCAGGCGGAGCCGGCGCCGTGGGCCGGGAACACCTGCACGTGGTCCGGGAGGGTCAGGAACTTGGCCTTGAGGGACGCGAAGAGCTGCTTCGCGCCCTCGAAGCGGGTGTCGACGCCGCCGGCGGCCTCGTCCAGCAGGTCCGGGCGGCCAAGGTCGCCGGAGAACACGAAGTCGCCGGTGAGCATGTAGCCCGGGGCGTCGGCGAAGGCGCCGTCGGTGACCAGGAAGGACAGGTGCTCGGGGGTGTGACCCGGGGTGTGCACGGCCTCGACGGTGATGTTGCCGAGCTCCATGATGTCCCCGTCCGTGAGCAGGTCACCCTCGAAGCCGTAGGCCCAGTCCTCGCCGCCCTCGCCGGACAGGTGGATCCGGGCGCCGGTGGCGTGGGCCAGCTCGCGGGTGCCGGAGAGGTAGTCCGCGTGGATGTGGGTCTCGGTGACGTGCGTGATGGTCATGCCGCGCTGGGCGGCGAGGTCCAGGTACACCTGGATGTCGCGGCGAGGGTCCACCACCATCGCCTCGTTGTTCGCCTGGCAGCCGATGAGATAGCTGGCCTGGGCGAGGTCCTCGTCGTAGATGCGCTCGAGCAGCATGGTTCTCCTCCGGGTCGGGGGCAGGGGTCTCGACGTCCATTCGATACCCCATGGGGTATATCGAGAACGAGCGTAAACTATACCCCCAGGGGTATGCAAGAGAGAGGGTGGGGCCCGGGCGGCGACGGGAAGGGATGGCACGATCGGGAGACGTCGCCAGGGGGCGTGAGCCAGATGATTCCGCTGCGGATCGGGCGTCAGAACTGCAGAAACGTCTGGCTCACGCGGCGGGGGGCGTGAGCCAGACGTTTCTGCTGCGGATCGGGCGTCAGAACCGCAGAAACGTCTGGCTCAGCGCCCGGGCCCCTCAGAGCAGGGGACGCAGCGGGACCAGGAGGACCTCGACCACGCGGGCGAGGCGGTGACGGTCCTTCCAGCGCGGGGTGTCGATCCGGACGGCCCGCTGGGCGTCGAGGGCGAAGATCTCCTCCATCCGGGCGGCGAAGTCGCGGTCCACGACCACCACGTTGGACTCGTAGTTGAAGCCCAGGGAGAGGCGGTCGACGTTGGCCGAGCCCACGGTGGACCAGATGCCGTCCACGGTGGCGGTCTTCGCGTGGATCATGCTGGCCCTGTACAGCAGGATCGTGATGCCGGCCTCGAGCATCTTCCCGAAGAAGCCGCGCGAGGCCCAGTCCGCCACGATGTGGTTGGAGTCCTCCGGCACCATCACCTGCACGTCCACCCCCCGCCGGGCCGCGTGCAGCAGCGCCTCGAGGACCTGCTGGTCCGGGATGAAGTACGGCGTGTTGATGAGGATGCGGTGCTGCGCCCGCTGGATGGCGTCGAGGTAGCTCAGCCGGATCGGGTAGACCAGCAGCGGCGGCTGGTTCGCGGCCACGGTGATGCGCGGGTCCCACGTGTCCGGGGGGCGCCAGGACATCTGCTCGCCCGCACGGTGGTGCGCGTTCCACTTGATGGAGATCGACCGGTCCAGCCCCCACGCCGCCGGGCCGCGCTCGCGCACGTGAGTGTCCCGCCACAAGCGGGCGTAGTCGTCGCCGATGTTGAAGCCGCCTGCGAAGCTGACCTCGTCGTCCACCACCATGATCTTCGAGTGGTTGAACCCGCTGTGTCGGACCACGCCTCGCCAGATCGGGCGGGCGAAGGCCGGCAGCCGGAACACGTGGATGCGCGGGTCCAGCTGACGGTAGAAGCGGGGCGGGACCACGAGGTTCCCGAACCCGTCATAGGAGACGTAGACCTCCACGCCGCGCGCGGCCGCCCGGTTGAAGGCGTCCATGAACCGCTGGCCCGTGGGGTCGCTCTTCCAGATGTAGGTCTCGAACTTGATGATCCGCTGCGCTCCGTCGATCGCGGCGATCATCTCCTTGTAGAGGTCCTCACCCGAGGTGAAGATGCGCAGCTCGGAGCCCTCCACGTGGGCGTCGAACACGCCGGGGTTCGGCGCGGGTCGGCGCACTCGGCCGCGGCGCTTGACCATATCCACGCCGGTGAGCCCGGCGGCGACCGTCAGCGGCAGTCCCACGAGACCGACGCCCGCGGCCACGGCCGCTCCCCGGAGGAGACGACGGACCGGCAGGCGGGGCAGGGACGGCAGGGACGGTCGACGCATTCGCTCAGTCTACTCAGGGCCCCGTCAGCGCGGATAGGTCGAGCGGCGCGTCTCGGTCCAGGCCGCGCTCACCTCGGAGCGCATGCGCACGAGTTCGATCGCCGTCTCCTGCAGCCTCCGGGCGCTCTCGCTCTCGGGGACGTACTGCCGCACCCGCTGGGCCTGGTCCTCCGCGGAGACGTCCACCATGACGGCGATCGAGTGCGCCACCAGGCGGGACTCCGCCCCGGTGCGTCGGCTCGCGTAGACGCGCAGCGCCACATGCATGGACCGCTCCGTGGTGTTCACCAGGAGGGCCTCCACGCGCACGAGGTCGCCTACGTGGATGTTCCGCACGAAGCGCACACCGCCGCCGAACACCGCGACCACGGATTCATGTCCGGTCCAGCGGGCGGCGAAGACGGCGGCCGCCTCGTCCACCCAGCGCAGGATCGCGCCCGCGTTGATGGTGCCGCCCACGGTGGCCTCCGCGTTGGGGGCCAGGAACGCGAGGGTGCTCATCTCCTCGGGGGCCTCCCCGGGCGCGGGGAACGGCAGTCGGGCCATGCCGCGCTCGACGGCGCGGCGGGCCACGGTGGAGCGGCGGGCCTGTTCGTCGCGCTCGATCTGGCCGGGGGTCGAGGGCTCCCAGACCGGCACGGTCACGGGCACCCCGCCCTCCTCCGCGGCGTAGACCACGAGGGACGAGGTGGCGACCACGGGGTCGCCGTCGTCGTCGCGGATCTCCGGCAGCAGCAGGCGGGTCTGGACGTGCACCTCGGCGCCGTCCGTGTGGACCACGCGCGCCTGCACCACAGCACGGCGGTCCACCGGCACGGGGTGCCGGAACTGGGTGTGCCCCACGTAGCGGGCACGCACGAACGTCCCGGCCCAGCTCGCCGCGACGGCGTAGCCGGCCTTCTCGATCCAGGAGATGACGGTGCCGGCGTCCACCAGGCCGGTGGGATGATCGAAGCTGTCCGCCCGGAATTCGAGGGCGAGGGCTCCGGGGGGTCTCATGCCGTCGAACGTATCACCCGACTCCGGGCCCTGTGCGGCCGGTCACGCCCCGTCCAGGAGTCTGCGGGGAACCTCCCGGCCGCGCCCCAGGCGGGTCCGCGCACGGGGGACAATGGACCCATGACCGCCTTCGACCGTCTCCCCCTGCCCGCGGAGCCCCAGACCCCGCACGACCGCCTGCGCCACCGCACCGAGGCCGCCGTCGCCGAGCGCGGGGAGGCCGCCGTCGCCGGGCTGGCGGTGCGCCTGATGACCGGCGCGGCCACCCCGGATGACGTCACCTCGGGCGCCGCCCGCGCCCTCACCGGCGACGACGGCGACCTCAGCCCCGCCGCGACCGGCGCCCTGGCCCTGATGCACGCGTGGCACCGCAGCGCGCTGCCCGCCCTGACCGGGGCGCTCACCGCCCCCGAGGCGGACGTCCGCTCGGCGGCCCACCTCGTGCTCGCCTCCCGGGCCGGTTCGCTGCGCCGCGACGCCGCCGTCGACCGCGCCCTCGTGGACGCGGTGCGGGCCGGCTGTGCCGACCCGGACCCGGAGGTCCGCGCGTCGGCCGCGTCCGCGCTGGGCGCCCTCGCCCGCCCCGAGGACCTCGAGTCCGCCCTGCCCGTGCTCACCGGCATGGTGATGGACGTGGACGCGGACCTGGCCGCGGCCGCCGAGCTGGCCCTCGAGCAGCTCGCGATCCGCCTGGACCGGCCCGGCCTGCGGGTCAGCCTCGAGGGCTGAGGCGACGCCCGTGCAGTGCCCCCACTTCGACGTCGGCGAGTGCCGTTCCTGCCCGCTGATGGGCGTGCCGTACGCCCGGCAGCTCGCGGACAAGCAGGCCGCGGTCCAGGCCGCGCTGGCGGACGCGGTCGATGCGGACACGGTCGTGGCCGAGCCGTTCGCCTCCGCGGAGGCGGGGTTCCGGAACAAGGCGAAGCTCGTGGTGACGGGGTCGGCGGCGGCGCCGCGGCTGGGCATCCTGGACCCGCGGCAGCACCCCCGCCATCACGACGGCGCCGGCGTGGACCTGCGCGACTGCGGCCTGTACGAGGCCGGCATGGAGGGCGTGTTCGAGGCGTGCGCGGCGGCGGTGACGGCGGCCGGGCTGGAGCCCTACGACGTCGCCGCCCGCACGGGCGAGCTGAAGAACGTGATCGTGACGCTCTCCCCCGACCGGGAGGCGATGGTCCGGTTCGTGCTGCGCTCAGCCGACCGGCTGGACGCGCTGCGCGCGGCGGTGCCGGGGCTGCTGGACGACCTCGCGGCGCGCGGGACACCCGCGGCCGTGGTGAGCGCGAACCTGCTGCCGGAGCACGTGGCCCTGCCCGAGGGCGACAAGGAGATCGTGCTCGCCGGCGGGCCGACGCTGACCATGCGGCTCAACGGGGTGGGCCTGCGGCTGCGCCCGCAGGGGTTCTTCCAGACGAACACCGCGGTGACCGAGGGGCTGTACGCGACGGCGGCGGCGTGGGTC is from Micrococcus luteus NCTC 2665 and encodes:
- a CDS encoding MBL fold metallo-hydrolase, coding for MLLERIYDEDLAQASYLIGCQANNEAMVVDPRRDIQVYLDLAAQRGMTITHVTETHIHADYLSGTRELAHATGARIHLSGEGGEDWAYGFEGDLLTDGDIMELGNITVEAVHTPGHTPEHLSFLVTDGAFADAPGYMLTGDFVFSGDLGRPDLLDEAAGGVDTRFEGAKQLFASLKAKFLTLPDHVQVFPAHGAGSACGKALGALPSTTVGYEREYAWWSDYLKNDDEQGFIDELLDGQPDAHAYFARMKRQNKQGPAILGELPELEELDAGGVQAKLADGAVFVDTRAVDEILAGTVPGALAFPSRGKVATHAGWAYDPESDDAALVLLAEDREDAHTMRDHMIRVGVDAAAAFTTSVDGLTLEPVPTVQADELQSRIEAGEVGAEQDTVLVDVRNKTEFSHGTVADARQLNAGKVLFHQEELPKDKTLVTFCQSGLRNIVAAQALRRAGFDVVELDGSYLGWLGLDRA
- a CDS encoding rhodanese-like domain-containing protein; amino-acid sequence: MTQATLAPLSPEVLRERTESGAAVVIDVRTPAEFAVEHIAGSYNVPLDTLKEHTGDVAARLPGDVVLVCASGMRATDARERLAAAGFTQADVLAGGVSSYAKAGGDVVRRAGGWAMERQVRMTAGSLVLVGALAAQVGSRRLALLSAGVGGGLVFSALSNTCAMGSVLDRMPWNRRGRERPAAEVLRGIPSRDARRA
- a CDS encoding ABC transporter ATP-binding protein, with translation MSEHLTDEEILEIQEQGATDDWGGGPARKAKAFWPSAKRLMSLFRTEKLGLVVVALMVLVAVVLNVWAPHVLGRAMDVIFGGVVSAQMPGGLSREQVIDGLRAQGEDRAAEMLSGMAFTPGEGIDFTELGRLILIVLAMYLVAQLFMWLQGRVLNDIVMRIVFRLREEIEAKINRLPLSYFDRGQRGDLLSRATNDVDNVQQALQQAFASLVYSVLTVIGIVGMMFWLSWQLALIALVALPVAGVVVGVIGKKSQALFSAQWRETGRLNGHIEESFTGHELVTVFGRQRDMAARFDERNEELYEAAFKAQFYSGMIMPIMQWVNWLGYVGIAVVGGLRVANGQMTLGAVTAFIQYSREFNQPLGQIAGMSNMLISGVASAERIFELLDEPEETPDGTPARTFVRKTAPSESTVVRETAPSAASGPDVVAHLPRPLRGRVEFEHVRFSYTPEKPLITDLNFVAEPGQTVAIVGPTGAGKTTLVNLIMRFYEVDGGRILLDGVDTRTVSRGELRAATGMVLQDAVLFGGTIRENIRYGRQDATDEEVVAAAKATFVDRFVHTLPEGYDTVIEHDASNVSAGERQLITIARAFLAQPSLLILDEATSSVDTRTEVLVQGAMAALRSDRTSFVIAHRLSTIRDADVILVMEHGDIVEQGNHAELLAARGAYHRLYMSQFQGGEDDDGAASRDDAR
- a CDS encoding sulfite exporter TauE/SafE family protein; translated protein: MGWLALLLAAAVGLLLGLLGGGGSILMVPLLTYVAWLDPQEAIAGSLFAVGVTSLVAVALHARAGNVRWRTGGLFAAGGVVGAVLGGLLGSALPGPVLMGGFAVMMLLTARGMIRGRTGDDDGGPTGDDAPRLRVGRLLVVGLGVGLVTGLVGAGGGFLIVPALVLLAGLPMAAAMGTSLLVITVQTLAGFVGKLPAVEPDWPFLLALTGVSVAGALAGVALMQRVPAATLRQAFGWFVLVMGVAVLTVEGASLLA
- a CDS encoding metal-sensitive transcriptional regulator, giving the protein MRTADADTQRKILNRLKRARGQLDAVIREVEGEGSCRDVVTQLSAVSTALDRAGFAIVSAAMQYCLADPEKAEDEEKLTVADLEKLFLTLA
- a CDS encoding ABC transporter ATP-binding protein; the encoded protein is MLWTLLRRYGRRYRGAVAAVVVLQLISTLAMLYLPRLNARIIDEGVARGDTARIWDIGLVMLGVALVQVVAAIAAVWFGAKVSMGVGRDLRRAVYTRVDAFSAEELGRFGAATLITRGTNDVNQVQMLTLMALNFMVAVPIMAVGGIIMAIREDPGLSWLVWVSVPVLLVIVAWIVARLMPLFQRMQDNIDDVNGVMREQIQGIRVVRAFVRERHETRRFTDANAALTETSVRIGRLFVLLGPVITMILHLATAAVLWFGGERVDAGLVQVGALTAFMQYLLQILMAVMMGTFMMMMLPRAVISARRIGEVLDTVPTLGEPVRPVTPARRDGAVELRHVTFQYPGAEAPVLDDVSFAVAPGTTTAIIGSTGSGKSTLISLLPRLYDATSGEVLVDGVPVTDLARAELTEAVALVPQKPYLFSGTVRENMQFGAPDASDERIWAALETAQAADFVRARTTGKGEAAASGLDSRLSQGGTDVSGGQRQRLSIARALVAEPRVLVFDDSFSALDVTTDARLRAALDRAAAGVTRIVVAQRVATITDADQIIVLDEGRVVGRGTHAELLADNQTYREIVDSQLTAEDVA